From Cellulophaga lytica DSM 7489, a single genomic window includes:
- the ligA gene encoding NAD-dependent DNA ligase LigA gives MSVKEQIEALREELRKHNHNYYVLDTPTISDYDFDIKLKELQALEAKHPEFYDANSPTLRVGGEITKNFNTVVHEHRMYSLDNSYSKEDLLDWEKRVEKILGDSNIEFTCELKYDGASISLTYEEGKLVRAVTRGDGFQGDDVTTNIKTIKSVPLQLKGDYPAKFDIRGEIVLPFEGFYKMNEERIANGEDPYMNPRNTASGSLKLQDSSLVAQRPLECLLYSVVGANLNLETQFEALEKTRSWGFKVPTVAKLCKSVDEVMAFVEYWDVHRHELPYETDGVVVKVNTLRYQEELGYTSKSPRWAMAYKFKAEQVSTVLNEISYQVGRTGAITPVANLAPVLLAGTTVKRASLHNADQIEKLDVRVGDAVFVEKGGEIIPKIVGVNLDLRPQNSEPTKYIDHCPECNTELIRTEGDAKHYCPNEYGCPPQITGKIQHFISRKAMDIDGLGSETVELLFKEGLIQNYADLYALTVDQLLPLERMAKKSAENLVKGVAASVEIPFERVLFALGIRFVGETVAKKLAKAYKNIDALMYASALELATVDEIGERIASSVVAFFQNEINLDIINRLKGYGLQFQVSAEKLLNQTEKLKGETYVVSGVFEMSRNDLKKLIEDNGGKVGSSISSKTTFLVAGDKMGPSKRTKAESLNVPIISEQEFLAKLS, from the coding sequence ATGTCTGTAAAAGAGCAAATTGAAGCGTTACGTGAAGAGTTGCGTAAGCACAACCATAATTACTATGTTTTAGATACTCCAACAATATCAGATTATGATTTTGATATAAAGTTAAAAGAGCTACAAGCATTAGAGGCTAAGCACCCAGAGTTTTATGATGCTAATTCGCCTACACTACGTGTGGGTGGTGAAATCACTAAAAACTTTAATACAGTTGTGCATGAGCACAGAATGTATTCTTTAGATAACTCGTACTCTAAAGAAGATCTTTTAGATTGGGAAAAAAGAGTAGAGAAAATATTAGGAGATTCTAATATAGAATTTACGTGCGAGTTAAAGTATGACGGAGCTTCAATAAGCTTAACTTATGAGGAGGGTAAATTAGTGCGTGCTGTTACTCGTGGAGATGGTTTTCAGGGAGATGACGTAACCACTAACATAAAAACAATTAAATCTGTTCCGTTACAGTTAAAAGGAGATTACCCTGCTAAGTTTGATATTAGAGGGGAAATTGTGTTGCCGTTTGAGGGTTTTTATAAAATGAACGAAGAGAGGATAGCCAATGGCGAGGATCCTTATATGAACCCCAGAAATACTGCATCTGGTAGTTTAAAATTGCAAGATAGTTCTTTAGTGGCGCAACGCCCGTTAGAGTGTTTGCTGTATAGTGTTGTTGGTGCTAATTTAAATTTAGAAACACAGTTTGAAGCGTTAGAAAAAACACGTTCATGGGGATTTAAAGTGCCAACTGTAGCTAAACTATGTAAGAGTGTAGACGAGGTTATGGCTTTTGTTGAGTATTGGGATGTGCATAGGCATGAGCTACCATATGAAACAGATGGTGTTGTGGTTAAAGTTAATACGCTGCGTTACCAGGAGGAGTTAGGTTACACCTCTAAATCGCCACGTTGGGCTATGGCTTATAAGTTTAAAGCAGAGCAAGTTTCTACAGTTTTAAATGAAATAAGTTACCAAGTTGGTCGTACAGGAGCAATTACTCCAGTTGCAAATTTAGCGCCTGTTTTGTTGGCAGGTACAACGGTTAAAAGAGCATCTTTACACAATGCAGATCAAATAGAAAAGTTAGATGTTAGGGTAGGAGATGCTGTTTTTGTAGAAAAAGGAGGAGAAATAATACCTAAAATTGTTGGTGTAAATTTAGATTTGAGACCACAAAATTCTGAACCTACAAAATATATAGACCATTGCCCTGAGTGTAATACAGAGTTAATTAGAACCGAAGGAGATGCCAAACACTATTGTCCAAACGAGTATGGTTGTCCGCCGCAAATAACAGGTAAAATTCAGCATTTTATATCTAGAAAAGCAATGGATATTGATGGTTTAGGGAGCGAAACTGTTGAGCTATTGTTTAAAGAGGGGTTAATACAAAACTATGCAGACCTGTATGCTTTAACTGTAGACCAGTTGTTGCCTTTAGAGCGTATGGCGAAAAAATCTGCAGAAAATTTGGTAAAAGGTGTAGCTGCTTCAGTAGAAATACCTTTTGAGCGTGTGTTGTTTGCTTTAGGTATACGTTTTGTTGGTGAGACTGTTGCTAAAAAGTTAGCTAAAGCTTATAAAAACATAGATGCTTTAATGTATGCATCTGCATTAGAACTTGCTACTGTAGATGAAATAGGAGAGCGTATAGCATCTAGTGTAGTAGCATTTTTTCAGAACGAAATTAATTTAGATATTATAAACAGGTTAAAAGGGTATGGACTTCAATTTCAGGTTTCGGCAGAAAAACTTTTAAATCAAACTGAAAAATTAAAAGGAGAGACTTATGTTGTTTCTGGTGTCTTTGAAATGAGTAGAAACGACCTAAAAAAACTAATAGAAGACAACGGAGGTAAAGTTGGATCTTCTATTTCTTCTAAAACAACTTTTTTAGTTGCCGGAGATAAAATGGGCCCTAGTAAACGAACTAAGGCAGAAAGTTTAAATGTGCCTATTATCTCAGAGCAAGAATTTTTGGCTAAATTAAGTTAA